CAGTAATACTTGTGCCAGCAATTTGTAAagtattgcttttatttgCAGTGGTAGGAGGATCACCTCCACTATGATTACGTGGAGCTTTTTCTTCTCTGAAAaatttaaggaaaaaataataaatctatcgTAAGCCAGCATTCaagttatttgaatataataaagatatctCTAGCTAGATATATAGGTGGTAAATCTTCTTAAGTatgaatatagatttttataccATCAAACataatcattgaaatttataaggtCTAATggctaaattaaattgaatgtttaTGCAATGACTTctgtacattataaaaaattatttgaaaagtttaataaatcctGTATCTAGACTTTtagcatatttaatattaaattcaatctatatttatatatatatataaaaggttTCAGCACTATGCATACTTCTCTCGGGCAGTGACAAATGAATCATATAAGTATTTGACCCGTGGGGCAGGCTTTTCTTCGGGTGGAGGAGGTTCCTGAGAAGCACTGAATGGTTGGTATGATGCTACACCACCAGTTACTCCTGTTGAGCCACTAAGTTTTCTTTCCCTTCCTAAAATGATATAACACAATTGCGGATTCATTCAATCCATCCCTGGACATATTTGGGGCAATTTGAAGCTAATTATCTCATATTGCTTAAACACATGCCAAGCATTCAAATAGTAAACTTAAAACATTTACCTGCACGGGGCCTCTTGAAGGTGACATTCTGTGGTTGCGGTGGTGGACTCTTAATTGCAGGAATTGCACCACTTTTAATGAGTTTCCGAGCAATTTCCCTTGCGTCTCTAGCTTCAGTGGGTCGTTTAGGCAGGATTGGCTTTTCTGGTTCTTGCTTCGGAGCTTTTAATGCTTGTAaagcttttttcttttttttgagtttttgatattttgctTGTAGCATCAACTCTTCTTCAGTAAGATTTGAAGGAAAGTGTAGGTATACCATGTTATTCGAAATATTCGTAATTGCTACGATAATGTACGCACAAATTAGAATGATATTTTTGTAGagatattattactattatttttactatcgATCTGAACTAGCCCAGtggtattttgaattttttgtcttaaactattattaattatttatttttataaaattatgcaatttgAATCAGTATCTAACATGCCATTGCTAGCTGTCACTGTGTTGTAAAATCCATAGACAAAGAACTAGACACAGAGTACTTTTATATTCTCATGTGGAATTATTTACTACGTAAGAAATATCTACTTAAAATTTCGTAATCAAGTTGAATTTTTCaagatgttatattttaactacaaCATCCTTgtcatgataataattatcattcttGGCATTTTGGATTCTAGTTCGTTTCTTTGAAACTAGAACCCAACAGGTCTATGTTGCGGTAGCTAAGTCCTAActaaagagtagtataattataaattatactcttgaatataataatatggtcCTAACTTTAACTGTAAAGATTTTACAAGAACAAGGCCGTATTGCCAGTTAGGAGGGTACAAATggagtttaaaaatttgtcgAGGTATTTTCCCCTAAAAGCGATATTTCAtttcagtattttaattaGGAACCtctactttattattaaagacgTAGACATGTATTGACACATCACATAAATGGTAAGTGAATAATATACAGAAGTTACCGCATAAGTAATTTAAGAAGTCTTATTGCCAAGTTTCATTCTTACAAATAAGTAAAAGCAACGAGAAAAAATGAGAAGAGAAAAGCTAGtttgttactttatttgtTGACAAAACAATTGGTGTCATTATCTACCTAATGATTAGTCttattacctacataatacATGACTCACAGTTTCGTGTAAACCCTGTTACCAGTTTGACCTTATTAGTAATCGCAGACTCATCGACATTAATTACCAAGGATTGCGTACATATAAGTAGCAATATTTGCACTGCTTTTGTGTTGTATCAGTTTACGTGTATCATAAGGTGTTAGTGCGCACAGCTATAATACGCCTTTTTACTGttcttataattataccaaaatgcatttaaaaggtcttagtattttattttttggcaTTGGCTTTTTATTAGTGTATGATGTAAATGCATTTCCAAGAGATAGTAGTGTAATTAAAACGGAGCCAGTCTTCGAAAAACAGGACATAATTTCACCAAAAGTGAAAGACCCTTCTCAAGAAAGTGGTACGTAGAGATTTGATGCAACCTTTCTTTAAATTGCGTAAAAATATgtgaacaaattataacatttaatttcttaaattttattaaaactttaatttgtataaggagatatgataataataatgcttatttgaaagtttaaattatattttgctaAAATGATTTTCTTCTTCCGgtcaattgaataatttatataatataaaaaatttgagcATTTTTACGTAGTTAAATacctactaaaattaaaaatgactgtgttatattaaatttcagttATCAGTTCGCTAACGTTTGTATCATGTGAATATAATGAAGAGGAACCGACTGAAGATGGAGTTTGTCAGGAGCATTGTTTAGATAAAGGTTATTCCTATGGTCTCTGTATGAAGAACAAATGtagttgtatataatatctaataattaatataaaaaatataaattacatatagtgatagtgttttatttttcgatattatgaatgaaataatt
The Zerene cesonia ecotype Mississippi chromosome 1, Zerene_cesonia_1.1, whole genome shotgun sequence DNA segment above includes these coding regions:
- the LOC119831702 gene encoding negative elongation factor E — translated: MVYLHFPSNLTEEELMLQAKYQKLKKKKKALQALKAPKQEPEKPILPKRPTEARDAREIARKLIKSGAIPAIKSPPPQPQNVTFKRPRAGRERKLSGSTGVTGGVASYQPFSASQEPPPPEEKPAPRVKYLYDSFVTAREKEEKAPRNHSGGDPPTTANKSNTLQIAGTSITEEVLRRRLASLEPFTFIQEPDDDKVFLTFDTPELATQAQCTLDGCEEGWRMTFAKKPPQPKGSWTPSSSPRNQPPPKDFKRSLVTYDDIFE